In Raphanus sativus cultivar WK10039 chromosome 5, ASM80110v3, whole genome shotgun sequence, the following proteins share a genomic window:
- the LOC108857527 gene encoding protein DMR6-LIKE OXYGENASE 1 — protein sequence MGGLDEAFIQAPENRPITHLKNSGDFIFSDEIPTIDLSSLQDPDSDKTTIATEIGKACERWGFFQVINHGLPLDLRRRVENTAAEFFNLTAEEKRRVKRDEVYPMGYYDEEHTKNVRDWKEIFDFFLQDPTIVPASPEPEDAELRKLTNQWPQHPSDFREICQEYAREVEKLAFKLLELISISLGLPGDRLSGYFKEQTSILRFNHYPPCPNPELALGVGRHKDGGALTVLAQDSVGGLQVGRRSDGEWIPVKPIQDALIINIGNCMQVWTNDKYWSAEHRVLVNTSKERFSIPLFFFPSHETNIEPLEELINEENQPCYKKCNWGKFFVSRNRSDFKKLEVEDIQIDHFKL from the exons ATGGGAGGACTCGACGAAGCCTTCATCCAAGCTCCCGAAAACAGACCCATCACTCATCTCAAAAACTCGGGTGACTTCATTTTCTCCGACGAGATCCCGACCATCGACCTCTCGTCTCTCCAAGACCCCGATTCCGACAAGACCACGATCGCCACAGAGATCGGAAAAGCTTGCGAGAGATGGGGATTTTTCCAGGTGATCAACCACGGCTTGCCGTTGGACTTAAGGCGCCGCGTAGAGAACACGGCGGCGGAATTTTTTAACCTAACGGcggaggagaagaggagagtgaAAAGGGACGAAGTGTATCCTATGGGCTATTACGACGAGGAACACACTAAGAACGTTAGAGACTGGAAAGAGATCTTTGATTTTTTCTTGCAAGATCCCACGATCGTTCCGGCGAGTCCAGAGCCAGAAGACGCCGAGCTCAGAAAGCTCACTAACCAGTGGCCTCAACACCCTTCTGACTTCAG AGAGATCTGCCAAGAATATGCAAGGGAGGTTGAGAAGTTAGCTTTCAAGCTTTTGGAACTTATCTCCATTAGCTTGGGTTTACCCGGTGATCGGTTATCGGGTTACTTCAAGGAACAAACGAGCATTTTGCGGTTCAACCATTACCCTCCTTGTCCCAACCCTGAGCTTGCATTAGGCGTTGGACGTCACAAAGATGGAGGAGCTCTTACCGTTTTGGCTCAAGATAGTGTTGGTGGATTGCAAGTGGGACGTAGATCCGATGGAGAATGGATCCCAGTGAAACCGATCCAAGATGCTTTGATCATTAACATTGGCAATTGTATGCAG GTATGGACAAATGACAAGTATTGGAGTGCAGAACATAGAGTTTTAGTGAACACGAGCAAAGAGAGATTCTCAATTCCACTATTCTTTTTCCCATCCCATGAAACCAACATTGAGCCATTGGAGGAGCTTATAAATGAAGAAAACCAGCCTTGTTACAAAAAGTGCAATTGGGGCAAGTTCTTTGTTTCGAGAAACAGAAGTGATTTCAAGAAGCTCGAAGTTGAGGACATCCAGATTGATCACTTCAAGTTGTAA
- the LOC108857204 gene encoding flavonol synthase/flavanone 3-hydroxylase: MEDLDPTFIQAPEHRSNSNSIPNQPEEIPVIDLSRLNDPEDIQNVISEIGDACETWGFFQVINHGVPCDARKRVEETVKIFFDLPMEEKTKVKRDEVNPAGYHDGEHTKNVRDWKEVFDIYFKDPMVMPFSTDPEDDRLRVVYNKWPQFPSDFREACQEYAGHAEKLAFRLLELISLSLGLPKDRFHDYFKEQMSFFRINRYPPCPRPDLALGVGHHKDADVISLLAQDEVGGLQISRRSDGVWFPIKPVPNALVINIGNCMEGWTNDKYWSAEHRVVVNSTRERYSIPFFLLPSHDVEVKPLEELLSPENPPRYKGYKYGKFYVSRNRSDFKKLEIQNIQIDEFKIVT, translated from the exons ATGGAGGATCTTGATCCAACTTTCATCCAAGCACCAGAGCATAGATCAAACTCCAACTCCATCCCTAACCAACCGGAAGAAATACCCGTGATCGATCTCTCACGTCTCAACGACCCTGAAGATATCCAAAACGTGATCTCTGAGATAGGTGATGCATGTGAAACATGGGGATTTTTCCAGGTGATCAATCATGGTGTACCTTGCGATGCGAGGAAGCGTGTGGAGGAGACGGTGAAGATATTTTTCGATTTGCCTATGGAAGAGAAGACCAAAGTAAAGAGAGACGAGGTGAATCCAGCAGGGTATCATGATGGAGAACACACGAAGAACGTTAGAGACTGGAAAGAAGTGtttgatatttatttcaaaGATCCAATGGTTATGCCTTTTTCCACAGATCCTGAAGACGATCGTTTAAGAGTTGTTTATAACAAGTGGCCTCAGTTTCCTTCTGATTTCAG GGAGGCATGTCAGGAATATGCAGGCCACGCTGAAAAACTAGCGTTCAGACTTTTAGAGCTCATCTCATTAAGCTTAGGCTTACCAAAAGACCGTTTTCATGATTACTTCAAAGAACAAATGAGTTTTTTCAGGATCAATCGTTATCCACCATGTCCACGGCCTGACCTAGCTCTAGGTGTAGGCCACCACAAAGATGCAGACGTTATAAGTCTATTGGCTCAAGACGAAGTTGGAGGGTTACAAATTAGTCGTAGATCGGACGGTGTTTGGTTTCCTATTAAACCTGTCCCTAATGCTCTTGTCATCAATATTGGCAATTGTATGGAG GGATGGACGAATGATAAGTACTGGAGTGCAGAACATAGAGTGGTGGTGAACTCAACAAGGGAAAGATACTCAATACCGTTCTTCTTGTTGCCTTCACATGATGTGGAAGTGAAACCATTAGAAGAGCTTCTGAGTCCTGAAAACCCTCCAAGATACAAAGGATATAAATATGGCAAGTTTTATGTCAGCAGAAACAGAAGCGATTTTAAAAAGCTCGAGATCCAAAACATTCAGATCGATGAATTCAAAATTGTAACATAG
- the LOC108860797 gene encoding methyl jasmonate esterase 1-like, with product MESKTNKYLALILVTFLISLYYHPISATPQHGHAHFVLVHGAGHGAWCWYKLIPILKSQGHNVTAVDLAASGIDLSRAETLTSINEYIEPLMDLMNSLNVDEKVILVAHSFGGLAISKAMELFHDKVHMAIFVTALMPGPTFNFTFLSKGLVRWQAPLLDMKFIFGDGPDKPPTLSIGGPLFLSLNMYDLSPREDVELAGALVRPQRLFSNEDTDTSLVLTPERYGSVNRIFVVSEKDKTLMKEFQLWMIKNNPPNHVEHIQDSDHMVMISKPLDLGDRLLSLAKKFA from the exons ATGGAGAGCAAAACCAACAAATACTTAGCCCTGATTCTTGTTACATTCTTGATCAGCCTGTACTACCATCCTATCTCCGCCACACCACAACATGGCCATGCCCATTTCGTGCTGGTTCATGGGGCAGGTCACGGGGCATGGTGTTGGTATAAACTCATACCAATATTGAAATCTCAAGGCCACAACGTAACTGCAGTCGACTTAGCTGCATCCGGGATCGATCTAAGTCGGGCTGAGACTCTCACGTCGATCAACGAGTATATTGAGCCATTGATGGACCTAATGAACAGTCTAAATGTGGATGAAAAGGTGATTCTGGTGGCACATAGTTTTGGTGGGCTTGCTATTTCTAAGGCCATGGAGTTATTTCATGATAAGGTTCATATGGCTATTTTCGTTACTGCCCTAATGCCTGGCCCGACCTTCAATTTCACGTTTCTTTCTAAAGGG TTGGTGAGGTGGCAAGCTCCATTACTAGACATGAAGTTTATATTTGGAGATGGGCCTGATAAACCTCCTACTCTTTCCATTGGAGGTCCACTTTTCCTTTCATTAAATATGTATGACCTTAGTCCTAGAGAG GACGTTGAATTGGCGGGTGCATTGGTTCGGCCACAACGTTTATTCAGCAACGAAGATACAGACACAAGTCTTGTTCTCACTCCCGAGAGATACGGATCGGTAAACCGGATCTTTGTAGTGTCCGAGAAAGACAAAACGTTAATGAAAGAGTTCCAGCTCTGGATGATCAAGAACAATCCTCCTAACCACGTTGAGCATATCCAGGATTCTGATCATATGGTCATGATTTCCAAGCCGTTGGATCTTGGTGACCGTCTTCTATCTTTGGCTAAGAAGTTTGCTTGA
- the LOC108859275 gene encoding uncharacterized protein LOC108859275 has product MVSQKLEICIELVKTAVSFVATVAETVEEAFRKPPPALPSAHDVRRNSYADVPIPLVGFM; this is encoded by the coding sequence ATGGTGTCTCAAAAGCTGGAGATCTGCATCGAGTTAGTGAAGACTGCCGTCTCTTTTGTAGCCACCGTGGCTGAAACAGTGGAAGAAGCTTTCCGTAAGCCTCCGCCGGCGCTTCCGTCAGCTCATGATGTTCGCCGGAACAGTTACGCCGACGTTCCCATTCCTCTTGTTGGATTCATGTGA